Proteins encoded together in one Thermogemmatispora onikobensis window:
- a CDS encoding glycosyltransferase family 4 protein has protein sequence MPSLRIVHISYDWYRFDPLVRRLAEAARARGHLVDVICLRHGSEPSYEECNGVSVYRVPLDRGFGQPLPLTVLGWLRFLLLAAWTVTRLHFRKRYDVIQVHNMPDFLVFAALIPRLFGARVILEVQDASPELMAVKTRGRLRSLARGLAALQERISTLFADHVITVGWPFEELLLRRGVPRHKLSVILNSPDPRYFPPSRRARVPSTEEDGDFILMYHGTMAERHGLDVALRALALALPAAPRLRLDLLGRGEQIPFLHTLAEELGISERVTFRETCTVEEVAHFIAHGDVGIIPYRCDGFMDLLLPTKAYEFAWLHRPIIATDTKAIRSMFRPESVVLCEPENPLSLAAAIVDLYHHPEKRFQLVENAARDFEPFRWELMSERYNELLERICDRHRSPHSVSLSKEISRQHLH, from the coding sequence ATGCCGTCGCTACGCATTGTTCACATTAGCTACGACTGGTATCGCTTTGACCCTCTGGTACGTCGCCTGGCTGAGGCCGCCCGCGCCAGAGGGCACCTGGTTGATGTCATTTGTCTGCGTCATGGCTCGGAGCCTTCGTATGAAGAATGCAACGGCGTCTCGGTCTACCGCGTCCCTCTGGATCGGGGCTTCGGCCAGCCATTGCCGCTGACGGTGCTCGGCTGGCTCAGATTCCTGCTGCTCGCCGCCTGGACAGTGACACGGCTCCACTTCCGCAAGCGCTATGATGTGATTCAAGTGCATAACATGCCGGACTTCCTGGTCTTCGCTGCGCTCATTCCACGCCTTTTTGGAGCACGTGTGATCTTGGAGGTACAGGACGCCTCGCCAGAACTGATGGCTGTCAAGACTCGCGGGCGCCTGCGCTCTTTGGCCCGAGGACTGGCAGCTTTGCAGGAGCGCATCTCGACTTTGTTCGCTGACCATGTGATCACGGTGGGCTGGCCTTTCGAGGAGCTGCTGCTCAGGCGCGGGGTCCCCCGCCACAAGCTGTCTGTTATCCTCAACAGTCCAGACCCGCGCTATTTCCCTCCCTCACGGCGCGCTCGCGTGCCTTCCACCGAGGAAGACGGCGATTTCATCCTGATGTATCATGGTACGATGGCGGAGCGGCATGGCCTTGATGTGGCTTTACGCGCCCTGGCCCTGGCTCTGCCCGCCGCCCCACGCCTCCGCCTCGATCTTTTGGGACGCGGGGAGCAGATCCCTTTTCTCCACACGCTGGCCGAGGAATTGGGAATCAGTGAGCGCGTTACCTTCAGAGAGACTTGCACGGTAGAAGAGGTGGCTCACTTTATCGCCCACGGGGATGTGGGCATTATCCCCTACCGCTGCGATGGGTTCATGGACCTCCTCTTGCCCACTAAAGCCTATGAGTTCGCCTGGCTGCATCGTCCAATTATCGCCACAGATACCAAAGCGATCCGCTCAATGTTCCGTCCCGAGTCGGTTGTGCTCTGCGAGCCGGAGAATCCGCTCAGCCTGGCAGCAGCTATTGTCGATCTCTATCACCATCCCGAGAAGCGCTTCCAGCTCGTTGAGAACGCCGCCAGAGACTTTGAGCCGTTCCGCTGGGAGCTGATGAGCGAACGCTACAACGAGTTGCTGGAGAGAATCTGTGACCGCCATCGCTCCCCACACTCTGTCTCCCTCTCCAAGGAGATCAGCAGGCAGCATCTGCACTAG
- a CDS encoding sugar transferase, translating to MAVLSEPRLQIPVDPGYLRLKRLVDVVVTLVLLPLLLAVMGVIAILIRLDSAGPVFFRQKRLGWNGKEFILLKFRSMYANSDDYLHREAIRRYMNGDRLSSGQQAANPYKLNDDPRITRIGRLLRRTSLDELPQFFNVLRGEMSLVGPRPPLPYEVEQYSERDWLRLAGKPGLTGYWQVYGRSKVDFKTMVEMDIAYLQRQSIWEDLRLIALTPLVMLSGRGGA from the coding sequence ATGGCGGTTCTCTCGGAGCCTCGCTTGCAGATTCCTGTTGACCCCGGCTACCTGCGTCTCAAACGACTGGTCGATGTAGTGGTTACCCTGGTCTTGTTGCCCTTGCTCCTGGCAGTGATGGGGGTGATAGCCATTCTGATCCGGCTCGATTCTGCTGGTCCTGTCTTCTTCCGCCAAAAGCGCTTGGGATGGAACGGCAAGGAATTTATCTTGCTGAAGTTCCGCTCAATGTATGCAAACAGCGATGATTATCTGCATCGCGAGGCTATCAGGCGTTATATGAATGGTGACCGACTCAGCAGTGGCCAGCAGGCCGCCAATCCTTACAAGTTGAACGACGATCCGCGCATTACAAGAATCGGTCGTCTGCTCCGCCGTACCAGCCTCGATGAGTTACCTCAGTTCTTTAATGTGCTGCGCGGAGAGATGTCGCTCGTCGGACCACGCCCTCCCCTGCCTTATGAGGTGGAGCAGTATAGTGAACGGGATTGGCTGCGCCTGGCAGGCAAGCCTGGGCTGACCGGCTACTGGCAAGTCTATGGACGCAGCAAGGTCGATTTTAAGACGATGGTAGAAATGGACATTGCTTATCTGCAGCGCCAATCGATCTGGGAAGATCTCAGGCTCATCGCTTTGACTCCGCTGGTGATGCTGAGCGGTCGTGGCGGCGCCTGA